From the genome of Metarhizium brunneum chromosome 4, complete sequence, one region includes:
- the mfsB_4 gene encoding Major facilitator superfamily multidrug transporter mfsB gives MPCRDKSPSYRCQHVDAGLLTNTHLDDQDAPGLAANAHQQRPPPAGMQPRTDGEQASKLAREPVAWRDLPRKKQLIIITLARMSEPLVQTSLQSYMYYQLKWFSPESPDALISRQAGILHASFMAAQFLTAMAWGRVADSPRAGRKTVLLIGLLGTSLSCLGFGFSTSFRQALVFRTLGGSTNGNIGVMRTMISEIIREKRFQARAFLLLPMTFNIGVIVGPMLGGILSDPAGTYPRLFGHVRFFVDFPYAAPNIVSCVFLLLAAAAVWLGLEETLDSLRDAPPDLGTRAGSRLAGLLRSVFRRGHAEAGYVPIPSDALELATDGGVGGDGSAQGKLPARRYTRRLPFRRIFTRNVALTLFAQFFLTFHIGTFNSLWFVFLSTPVFDPSASDHGVRLPFRFTGGIGMHPQAVGVAMAILGVIGIALQLFFYPRMSERLGTLMSWRVFLLLFPVAYFLVPYLSVIPSTSGPPHSKTGAAIWLSICGVLFIQVMGRTFALPSQAILINNCSPHPSVLGTVHGLGQSVSSFARTVGPIIGGVVYGFGLSRGYVGLVFWLLSCVAICACLASLLVKEGDGHEIWLEGDEEEPNNETGRC, from the exons ATGCCCTGCCGTGACAAGTCGCCCTCCTACCGCTGCCAACATGTAGATGCAGGACTCCTCACCAACACGCACCTGGACGACCAAGATGCCCCCGGCCTCGCGGCCAACGCACACCAACAACGGCCTCCTCCGGCCGGCATGCAGCCACGAACAGACGGGGAGCAGGCCAGCAAGCTCGCCAGAGAACCCGTCGCCTGGCGAGACTTGCCGCGGAAAAAgcagctcatcatcatcacgcTGGCTCGCATGAGTGAGCCTCTGGTCCAGACATCCCTGCAG TCATACATGTACTACCAGCTGAAGTGGTTCAGCCCCGAGTCCCCCGATGCCCTCATAtccaggcaggcaggcatcCTGCACGCCTCCTTCATGGCGGCGCAGTTCCtgacggccatggcatggGGCCGCGTCGCCGACTCCCCCCGCGCCGGCCGCAAGACGGTCCTGCTCATCGGCCTGCTGGGCACGAGCCTGTCCTGCCTGGGCTTCGGCTTCTCCACGAGCTTCCGCCAGGCGCTGGTCTTTCGCACCCTGGGCGGCAGCACCAACGGGAACATCGGCGTCATGAGAACAAT GATCTCCGAAATCATCCGCGAAAAGAGGTTCCAAGCCCGTgcattcctcctcctccccatgACGTTCAACATTGGCGTCATCGTCGGTCCCATGCTGGGTGGCATCCTGTCCGACCCGGCGGGCACGTATCCCCGTCTGTTCGGCCACGTCCGCTTCTTTGTCGACTTCCCCTACGCGGCGCCCAACATTGTCAGCTGCGTGTTTCTCCTGCTCGCCGCGGCAGCAGTGTGGCTGGGCCTCGAGGAGACGCTCGACTCGCTGCGGGACGCGCCGCCGGACCTGGGAACCCGCGCGGGCTCGCGCCTCGCCGGTCTCCTGCGCAGCGTGTTCCGCCGCGGCCACGCAGAGGCGGGATACGTGCCGATTCCGTCGGATGCGCTGGAGCTCGCGACCgacggtggtgttggtggtgatggcagcGCGCAGGGAAAGCTGCCGGCGAGGCGGTACACACGCCGGCTGCCGTTTCGCCGGATATTCACGCGGAATGTCGCCTTGACGCTGTTTGCCCAGTTCTTCCTCACGTTCCACATCGGCACCTTCAACTCGCTTTGGTTTGTCTTCCTCTCGACGCCCGTGTTTGATCCGTCTGCTTCGGACCACGGCGTCCGGTTGCCCTTTCGTTTCACCGGCGGTATAGGCATGCATCCGCAGGCCGTTggtgtggccatggccatcctgggcgtcatcggcatcgctTTGCAACTCTTTTTCTACCCTCGCATGTCGGAGCGGCTGGGCACGCTCATGTCTTGGCGTGTGTTCCTCCTCTTGTTCCCGGTGGCTTACTTCCTTGTCCCGTACTTGTCCGTCATTCCGAGTACTTCTGGGCCGCCGCACAGCAAGACCGGAGCCGCAATTTGGCTATCCATTTGTGGGGTGCTCTTTATACAAGTCATGGGTAGGACGTTTGCTTTGCCAAGTCAGGCCATTCTGATTAATAACTGCTCGCCGCACCCAAGCGTGCTGGGGACTGTACATGGCCTAGGACAGAGCGTCAGTAGTTTTGCGAGAACCGTCGGCCCCATCATTGGCGGCGTGGTCTATGGGTTTGGCTTGAGCAGGGGCTATGTCGggttggtgttttggctGTTGAGCTGCGTGGCCATTTGTGCGTGTTTAGCAAGCTTGCTAGTGAAAGAGGGGGATGGGCATGAGATTTGGCTAGAGGGAGACGAAGAGGAGCCAAATAATGAGACGGGTAGATGCTAA
- the dnaJ_1 gene encoding Chaperone protein DnaJ codes for MSAFLSLIGWSFLPGVRTPPFLPFAFKPPTDSSQLASSWVQTIYYGITIRAGDPKPQAGTPRYAQHRRRIHILVVTAYLLYTIYEADHDLRREPTYYSALGVPFASTDREVKSRFRRLAAFHHPDKTSVEEAAESSKFFIHLKLASDTLQDVAKRFAYERFGHDMNSWEKCATIKDFVTRGVLYNIMPHYGVAAALIYVLGLFGYLEFGKFYRWLILLTLFLFEIHTVTRPAFPPILNLANAIMTRVTFREPYLPFQFIALLRKLILTVYIALSQIGPLLVQSPKTKKTTAADDEKSLRENLVRLETLSKQLDADAGRLMDMEVAPFKGDTASVHNLQGKMREWLVQNTIRADPMVRDAMGKSFTKRRIDAPSGAKGNR; via the coding sequence ATGTCGGCTTTCCTCTCCTTGATAGGCTGGTCCTTCCTGCCCGGAGTACGAaccccccccttcctccccTTCGCCTTCAAACCACCCACTGACTCCTCGCAGCTCGCATCCTCCTGGGTCCAAACCATCTACTACGGCATCACCATCCGTGCCGGCGACCCCAAGCCCCAAGCCGGCACCCCACGCTATGCCCAACATCGCCGCCGAATCCACATCCTCGTCGTAACCGCCTACCTCCTCTACACCATCTATGAAGCAGACCACGACCTTCGCCGCGAGCCCACCTACTATTCAGCCCTCGGCGTGCCATTCGCTTCCACCGACCGCGAGGTCAAGTCACGCTTCCGCAGGCTTGCTGCCTTCCATCACCCGGACAAGACGAGCGTCGAGGAAGCTGCCGAGTCCTCCAAATTCTTCATCCACCTGAAGCTTGCCTCGGACACGCTCCAGGACGTCGCGAAGCGATTCGCCTACGAACGGTTCGGCCATGATATGAATAGCTGGGAAAAGTGCGCGACCATCAAGGACTTTGTCACGCGGGGTGTGCTGTACAACATCATGCCACATTACGGAGTGGCCGCCGCCCTGATTTACGTCCTCGGTCTGTTCGGGTACTTGGAGTTCGGCAAATTTTACAGATGGCTTATCCTCCTgaccctcttcctcttcgaAATCCATACCGTCACGAGGCCGGCCTTCCCGCCCATTTTAAATTTGGCCAATGCAATCATGACGCGGGTCACATTTCGCGAACCCTATTTGCCATTCCAGTTCATAGCGCTGTTGAGGAAGCTCATCTTGACGGTGTACATCGCGCTCTCGCAAATAGGACCGTTGCTGGTGCAGAGCCCCAAGACGAAAAAGACGACGGCTGCTGATGACGAAAAGTCACTGCGGGAGAACTTGGTCCGCCTCGAGACGTTGTCGAAGCAGCTTGATGCCGATGCGGGACGGTTGATGGATATGGAGGTTGCGCCGTTCAAGGGCGACACGGCCAGCGTGCATAACTTGCAGGGCAAGATGAGGGAGTGGCTTGTACAAAATACCATTCGGGCGGATCCCATGGTTAGAGATGCTATGGGGAAGTCATTTACGAAGCGAAGAATAGATGCTCCCAGCGGTGCAAAGGGAAACCGATAG
- the mfs1_5 gene encoding MFS siderochrome iron transporter 1 has product MRLPFRIQLARVESVHNYAGVLVPLEEAHLHSKSARSGRTEYESRQDSHDDDVEAGAAEGKNSDSETQGMLQMEAAEYTIEGLRKETRRGRQGQWTEYEIKSKLINKAIGDIGMGTYNWQLFVLCGFGWFADNLWLQGVSLTLPSLSAEFDISEKRVRYTTSALFVGLSLGSFIWGIGSDFLGRRIAFNFTLLITSVFGIASAYAQSWGAVSCLFAALGFGVGGSLPVDGALFLEFLPDASSSLLTLLSVWWPIGQLISSLAAWYFIANYVVDQGWRYFIVSIGIVTFAMFVIRFFIFRLFESPKFLLSKGRQDEAVAVVHGIAYRNQTKTWLTSELLDLVAANDDAGPEPEALGSHLPILSGSSTLSNKLKSFSGERLKPLFQNKTLGWATGLIWFCWATIGMGYPLFNAFLPQYFSHGHDGGQEVPSETSTISNETYRNYAITSIMGVPGSVLAAYLVDSPSPFFGRRGTLAGSTLVSAIFLFLFVIFGKTPTAQLAFSCVAAFSQNIMYGVLYAFTPEIFPAPVRGAGTGVASFLNRITGLIAPILAANIPGDGATTPIYLSAILILSAFVGMCLIPIETRGAQRL; this is encoded by the coding sequence ATGAGGCTCCCATTCCGAATACAACTTGCCCGTGTCGAATCGGTGCACAACTACGCTGGAGTGCTCGTTCCATTAGAAGAAGCACACCTTCATAGCAAGTCTGCAAGATCTGGTCGTACGGAATATGAGTCACGACAAGACAGCCATGACGATGACGTCGAAGCCGGTGCGGCCGAGGGCAAAAATTCGGACAGCGAGACGCAGGGAATGTTGCAGATGGAAGCGGCAGAATACACTATCGAGGGCTTGCGAAAGGAAACCAGGagaggccgccaaggccagtgGACCGAGTATGAGATCAAGTCgaagcttattaataaggCCATCGGTGATATTGGCATGGGAACATACAATTGGCAATTGTTTGTCCTCTGCGGTTTCGGCTGGTTCGCCGACAATCTTTGGTTGCAAGGCGTGTCCCTCACCTTGCCTTCGCTATCTGCTGAATTCGATATTTCAGAAAAAAGGGTCAGGTACACCACAAGCGCTCTTTTTGTTGGCTTATCTCTGGGAAGCTTCATTTGGGGTATTGGGTCTGACTTTCTCGGCCGCCGCATCGCTTTCAACTTCACGTTACTCATTACCAGTGTCTTTGGAATCGCATCAGCCTATGCACAGAGCTGGGGGGCCGTCAGCTGTCTGTTTGCTGCCTTGGGATTCGGCGTCGGGGGGAGCTTACCCGTAGATGGCGCATTGTTCCTCGAGTTTCTCCCAGATGCGTCTAGTTCGCTTCTTACCTTGCTTTCGGTCTGGTGGCCAATCGGTCAGTTGATTTCGTCTCTAGCTGCTTGGTACTTTATCGCCAACTATGTCGTGGATCAAGGTTGGCGATACTTTATTGTTTCCATTGGTATCGTCACCTTCGCCATGTTCGTCATCCGATTCTTCATCTTCCGGCTTTTCGAGTCCCCAAAGTTCCTCCTCAGCAAGGGCCGCCAGGATGAGGCCGTGGCAGTTGTTCACGGCATTGCGTACAGAAACCAGACAAAGACTTGGCTCACCTCAGAACTCCTGGATCTAGTTGCCGCAAACGATGACGCCGGGCCCGAACCTGAAGCTTTGGGATCGCACCTCCCCATTTTATCTGGGTCTAGTACTCTGTCCAACAAGCTCAAAAGTTTCTCGGGAGAGAGGCTAAAGCCCCTCTTCCAAAACAAAACCTTGGGCTGGGCCACGGGGCTTATCTGGTTCTGTTGGGCCACCATTGGAATGGGGTATCCCCTTTTCAACGCCTTTCTACCCCAATATTTCTCtcacggccacgacggcggTCAGGAAGTACCATCCGAAACATCGACAATCTCAAATGAGACCTACCGAAACTACGCCATCACTTCGATCATGGGGGTACCAGGCAGTGTGCTGGCCGCATACCTTGTTGACTCTCCGTCTCCTTTCTTCGGCCGTCGTGGCACCCTGGCTGGTTCCACGCTTGTGTCCGCCAtattcctcttcctctttgtAATATTTGGAAAGACGCCTACCGCCCAGTTGGCATTTTCTTGCGTTGCTGCATTCTCACAAAACATCATGTACGGTGTACTGTATGCGTTTACTCCCGAGATCTTCCCCGCTCCTGTGAGAGGGGCTGGAACTGGAGTGGCAAGCTTCCTGAACAGAATTACAGGGTTAATAGCACCGATCCTGGCTGCGAATATTCCCGGAGATGGGGCAACGACGCCCATTTACTTATCTgctattttaattttatcGGCGTTTGTGGGCATGTGTTTGATTCCCATTGAAACAAGAGGTGCACAGCGCCTCTAA